Proteins from a single region of Leptospira venezuelensis:
- a CDS encoding aminotransferase class V-fold PLP-dependent enzyme, giving the protein MKTNPSPDWTKLQHLYPVNREMIWLNNCGTTPANTDTLHAVNEYLQGYAARGGSTEVRKYPTVKKVIRTILAELLGVEAEELSLIHHTNEGIGFISLGLKLKAGDRILLLENEYPSNIYPWEHWKEKGVSISFVPMAETPDGFLENLKSSITPDVKVVSLSAVHWCTGMPFPLEEIGNLLSEKGIEFVLDGAQGVGLLPVRPREMGISYMAFPAWKWLLGPLGLGVLYIAKEKLETLNFPFKGTGSVVNDEVYLPYREELKGTDRYEISTVNFIDWIYFQSTLEMLHKVGFHNSMERIYELADYLSDKLRDAGWKLASDHFPDFKTGIVVAEKEGLSMENVVSNLKKNGVMCALRLGRVRFSPHIYLAKEQLDRVVDLISR; this is encoded by the coding sequence ATGAAAACGAATCCTAGTCCGGATTGGACCAAACTACAACATTTGTACCCGGTTAACCGGGAAATGATCTGGTTAAACAATTGTGGGACCACTCCTGCAAATACGGACACCCTACATGCAGTTAACGAATACCTGCAAGGATATGCTGCCAGAGGCGGTAGCACAGAAGTACGCAAATACCCGACTGTTAAAAAAGTGATCCGCACAATTCTCGCGGAACTATTAGGCGTAGAAGCAGAAGAACTTTCTCTAATACATCATACAAACGAAGGGATCGGATTTATTTCCCTTGGCTTAAAACTCAAAGCAGGGGACCGTATCCTACTTTTGGAAAACGAATATCCTTCTAATATTTATCCTTGGGAACATTGGAAAGAAAAAGGAGTCTCCATTTCTTTTGTGCCAATGGCAGAAACTCCTGACGGATTTTTAGAAAACCTAAAATCTTCCATCACTCCTGATGTAAAAGTAGTGAGTCTTTCTGCAGTGCATTGGTGTACAGGAATGCCTTTCCCTTTAGAAGAGATCGGAAATCTTCTTTCGGAGAAAGGAATTGAGTTTGTTTTAGACGGAGCCCAAGGTGTGGGACTTCTTCCTGTAAGACCTAGAGAAATGGGGATTTCTTATATGGCCTTCCCAGCTTGGAAATGGTTACTCGGGCCATTAGGACTCGGAGTTTTATACATTGCTAAGGAGAAGTTAGAAACTCTGAATTTTCCTTTCAAGGGCACTGGGTCCGTAGTAAATGATGAGGTCTATTTACCTTATAGAGAAGAGCTAAAAGGTACGGATCGTTACGAAATTTCCACAGTGAATTTTATTGATTGGATCTATTTCCAATCTACATTAGAAATGCTTCATAAAGTAGGTTTCCATAATTCTATGGAAAGGATCTACGAACTTGCGGATTATCTTTCCGATAAACTTAGAGATGCAGGTTGGAAACTTGCTTCTGACCATTTTCCTGATTTTAAAACAGGGATCGTAGTCGCAGAAAAAGAAGGACTTTCCATGGAGAACGTGGTATCCAATCTCAAAAAGAACGGAGTTATGTGCGCACTTCGTTTGGGAAGGGTTCGATTTTCCCCTCATATTTATCTGGCCAAGGAACAATTGGACAGGGTAGTGGACCTGATTTCGAGATAA
- a CDS encoding bile acid:sodium symporter family protein, translated as MASLFEKAALLFPLWVICGVTFSWFFPSVLHGFKGPWITYSLGLTMLGMGISLRAEDFTRVFKAPKPILIGVIGQYTIMPLTGWFLGNFFQLPAPLAVGIIVVSCCPGGVASNVVSFLARGDLALSVTMTAISTVLSVIMTPLLTLFLVGNSVGANASGLFFDTVQVVILPVILGILLNRYTPKFAEKVKIVSPLIAVILITLIVASIIGSGKEAVISSGLHLISSVFLLHISGYFFGYWAAYFGTKSFVIARTVSIEVGMQNSGLGAVLSRNNFSDPLVAIPAAISSFVHSLIGSVLAGIWRRSIPQEEGEKSLISADLP; from the coding sequence TTGGCTTCACTTTTCGAAAAGGCGGCTTTATTATTTCCACTCTGGGTCATCTGTGGTGTGACATTCAGTTGGTTTTTTCCATCAGTTCTTCACGGATTTAAAGGACCTTGGATCACTTATAGTTTAGGTCTGACCATGCTTGGAATGGGAATCAGCTTAAGAGCAGAAGATTTTACAAGAGTATTCAAGGCTCCTAAACCGATCTTGATCGGTGTGATTGGTCAATATACGATCATGCCCTTAACAGGTTGGTTTTTGGGGAACTTCTTCCAACTTCCGGCTCCATTGGCTGTTGGAATCATAGTAGTGTCTTGTTGTCCAGGTGGAGTAGCCTCTAACGTGGTTTCCTTTTTAGCAAGAGGTGACCTCGCGCTATCAGTTACGATGACTGCCATCTCCACAGTTTTGTCCGTGATCATGACACCACTTCTCACTTTGTTCTTAGTAGGGAATAGTGTGGGGGCAAATGCTTCTGGTCTTTTTTTTGATACGGTCCAAGTAGTGATCCTTCCTGTGATACTTGGAATTTTATTAAATCGTTATACTCCTAAGTTTGCGGAGAAGGTCAAAATCGTTTCTCCTTTGATCGCAGTTATACTGATCACTCTGATAGTCGCATCGATTATCGGTTCTGGAAAAGAAGCGGTGATCAGCTCCGGACTTCATTTAATTTCTTCCGTTTTCTTACTCCATATCTCGGGATATTTTTTCGGGTACTGGGCGGCTTATTTTGGGACCAAATCTTTTGTAATCGCTCGTACAGTTTCCATTGAAGTAGGGATGCAGAATAGCGGGTTGGGAGCGGTTTTATCCCGGAATAATTTTTCTGACCCTTTGGTGGCGATTCCGGCCGCAATTTCCAGTTTTGTGCATTCTTTGATTGGGAGTGTCCTGGCGGGGATCTGGAGAAGGTCCATTCCCCAGGAAGAAGGGGAAAAATCGCTAATTTCGGCCGATCTTCCTTGA
- the rpmG gene encoding 50S ribosomal protein L33 has product MREIIKLSCQVCKKNSYFQTKNKKAKSEKLVTKKFCKFCRAHVEHKESKV; this is encoded by the coding sequence ATGAGAGAGATCATTAAGCTTTCTTGCCAGGTTTGTAAGAAAAATTCTTACTTCCAGACAAAGAACAAAAAAGCGAAATCCGAGAAGTTGGTAACGAAAAAATTCTGTAAATTTTGCCGTGCCCACGTCGAACATAAGGAATCCAAGGTATAA
- a CDS encoding TraR/DksA family transcriptional regulator: MVTKKAAYDKKVLSEISDLLLERKNSLLEKYAKWEDNSKPSGLKEMGDIADIASEINEEMLSSVLTESEIETIREIDVALEKIEDGSYGICEGTGKKIPLARLKAIPWTRYTVEYAEAVSKHKASGKKGPLSATLTGTYKIPSDPDSLDD, translated from the coding sequence ATGGTGACTAAAAAAGCTGCATACGATAAAAAGGTCCTAAGTGAAATTTCGGACCTTCTTTTGGAGAGAAAAAACTCTCTATTGGAGAAGTATGCGAAATGGGAAGATAATAGCAAACCTTCCGGCCTGAAAGAAATGGGAGATATCGCAGATATCGCTTCGGAAATCAACGAAGAGATGTTGAGTTCCGTTTTAACTGAGTCAGAGATCGAGACCATCCGAGAAATCGACGTGGCTCTCGAGAAAATCGAGGACGGTTCCTATGGAATTTGCGAGGGAACCGGCAAAAAAATTCCTTTAGCCAGACTAAAGGCAATTCCTTGGACTCGTTATACTGTAGAATACGCTGAGGCTGTTTCCAAACATAAGGCTTCCGGCAAAAAGGGTCCACTTTCGGCTACATTGACCGGGACCTATAAAATTCCGTCTGATCCAGATTCTCTGGACGATTAA
- a CDS encoding HAD family hydrolase → MTLAQSILLVFDIDGTLTDTVSLHRKAFHEVLIRFGLPGLNSEVHQYKHHTDSNIFKEIYSSYKNDWTEEISEKFEKELYESIKEQFQNGILEIPGAKFFLETLRSQGIPFAYATGSFYEPAFLKLESCGLPLDVPLGTASSFYERESIVEHAILESRKKYNSNFSKTICFGDGIWDSKTAQNLGLEFIGIGEDLKLISELENSRIDHMFKDYSDELAILSAISSFHS, encoded by the coding sequence TTGACATTAGCTCAGTCCATTTTACTAGTGTTTGATATAGACGGTACTTTGACGGATACGGTCTCACTGCATAGAAAGGCATTCCACGAAGTTCTAATTCGTTTTGGATTACCCGGCTTAAATTCGGAAGTGCATCAGTACAAGCACCATACCGATTCGAATATATTTAAAGAGATCTATTCCTCTTATAAAAACGATTGGACCGAAGAGATTTCTGAAAAATTCGAGAAGGAATTGTATGAAAGTATCAAAGAGCAATTTCAGAATGGAATTTTAGAAATTCCGGGTGCGAAATTTTTTTTGGAAACATTACGATCCCAGGGAATTCCTTTCGCCTATGCTACGGGATCTTTTTACGAACCGGCATTTTTAAAATTAGAATCCTGCGGGCTTCCTTTGGATGTTCCTCTTGGAACTGCTTCGTCCTTTTATGAAAGAGAATCCATCGTGGAGCATGCGATCTTGGAATCTCGTAAAAAATATAATTCTAATTTTTCCAAAACGATTTGTTTCGGGGATGGAATTTGGGATTCTAAAACGGCTCAAAATTTAGGTTTGGAATTTATAGGAATAGGGGAAGATCTTAAACTAATTTCAGAATTGGAAAATTCCAGGATTGATCATATGTTTAAAGATTATTCTGATGAACTTGCCATTCTTTCTGCTATCTCAAGTTTTCATTCCTGA
- a CDS encoding PrsW family glutamic-type intramembrane protease — MENWIILGKPISAILAAWFYWDFYRKTYYSGQGSTFTTFAFFYGMIATGIALAWEVGVFDLFENYSSFSKAMLIGAIPEETSKAILIFLFLKQVRDSSNLADGLYFGLTLGASFGCIENVFYSFRLDFWQGLLRAGTSLPLHTFSGGILGFFILKFLQSRKGNLSGLDLISAFFFLVTLHGFYNFLLIQGGFGTVYIPLILGLSFLTLELLVVQAEVTLPFELLQAENLYVDDYSMIRKFSRYDSWLRAAQSKENIKEIPLLRDLSTIRSFISVLLFGVPIFCLNFYLFVPEWIPYYLANISSLEFITLFMEYPAWLGFLFLLRGMINPSFFRERILKIPLFLSVNLGPLGDEEPSLAYSLSRKGFYSPVIREPELNKETTVSFYIAGRNFEKIPVVPVWKNFRPEDPNHESGALYRFPKIPWGLLAWRWFIRIKQQYRNTLDAFSGMKT, encoded by the coding sequence ATGGAAAACTGGATTATATTAGGCAAACCTATCTCCGCGATTCTCGCCGCCTGGTTTTATTGGGATTTTTACCGCAAGACCTACTACTCCGGACAAGGAAGTACATTCACAACATTTGCATTCTTCTATGGAATGATCGCGACTGGCATTGCTCTCGCCTGGGAAGTCGGAGTATTTGATCTATTCGAAAATTATTCCTCATTCTCCAAAGCTATGCTCATAGGAGCAATTCCGGAAGAAACTTCTAAAGCAATTCTGATCTTTCTATTTTTAAAACAAGTTAGAGATTCCTCCAACCTTGCAGATGGATTATATTTTGGCTTAACCCTAGGAGCTTCCTTCGGTTGTATAGAGAATGTATTCTACTCTTTCAGATTGGACTTTTGGCAAGGCCTACTCAGAGCGGGAACCTCTTTACCTTTGCATACTTTCTCAGGAGGTATATTAGGATTTTTTATTTTAAAGTTCCTACAATCTAGAAAAGGTAATCTTTCTGGTTTAGATTTAATTTCTGCTTTCTTCTTTTTAGTAACCCTTCATGGGTTTTATAATTTCCTACTAATACAAGGAGGATTTGGAACCGTATATATACCGTTAATACTTGGACTCTCTTTTTTGACTTTAGAATTACTCGTAGTCCAGGCAGAAGTGACACTTCCGTTCGAGTTATTACAGGCAGAGAATTTGTATGTAGATGATTATTCCATGATCCGCAAATTTTCCAGATATGATTCCTGGCTGAGAGCAGCACAATCAAAGGAAAATATAAAAGAAATTCCTTTATTAAGAGATCTTTCGACAATCAGATCGTTTATTTCAGTTTTACTTTTTGGCGTCCCAATCTTCTGTCTGAACTTTTACCTATTCGTTCCAGAATGGATACCTTACTATCTAGCTAACATTAGCTCTTTAGAATTTATCACTCTATTCATGGAATATCCTGCTTGGCTCGGATTTTTATTTCTACTTAGGGGTATGATCAACCCATCTTTCTTTCGGGAGAGAATTTTAAAAATTCCATTATTCCTTTCCGTCAACCTTGGGCCCTTAGGAGATGAGGAGCCAAGTCTTGCCTATTCCTTATCCAGAAAAGGTTTTTATTCTCCAGTGATCCGAGAACCAGAACTAAATAAAGAAACAACAGTTTCCTTTTATATAGCAGGAAGAAATTTTGAGAAGATACCAGTAGTCCCCGTTTGGAAAAATTTCAGACCTGAAGATCCAAACCATGAAAGTGGCGCACTTTATAGATTCCCTAAGATCCCTTGGGGGCTTTTAGCCTGGAGATGGTTTATCAGGATAAAACAACAGTATAGAAATACATTAGATGCGTTTTCAGGAATGAAAACTTGA
- a CDS encoding LruC domain-containing protein: protein MRKFLALAMIAGFIYNCGHKKNGLLLPFFFLGSQHTATGGVPGNSGSPGVVFVPGDGSGNPVTPPADGTNNSGGSTTTPSDSNSNSGSSGSSDQTSSNSNTSDSSNTSGSSSETSNNSGSSNDSNSGSSSDTASNPGGSSNESNNSGSSNSATGDSTASNGSSNSGNSGSSSDNTNAGSDSNSGSNSNSGSGSGNSSGTPTVAVVVVEDPKGESTFNYNTTINIPLNLTVLDNKSNVVSGATVLVYDENNNILFQGVSDSSGKVTGTLTVPTSVGNITIDISIGGESITQYISLESVLGINRTIRYEINLPAVQVADTDGDGVPDDTDIYPNDATRSTEVTFPAEGVFTVAFEDLYPSSGDADLNDYVIQFKNEEDLNSSGKIVRLRGTYQHVAKGAGYRHQLFIKLPVDVGASLTYKLTQADGKVEVATNTVSVTAANLKSGYQIFDDSNKTIRGQNVHPGDVFKPGFIATVEIVFNAPVERAKLGSFPYDLYAYVINTKQEIHFPGLYKNNNGTDKYLDNTGFPWAILVPGAWKYPYEKYDIRKDSETGYSEFNLWVSSGGKNYKTWYYDVTNESKVFPVPSDSSLLGYLFLSVKKFAIFYAMGLVIAGGIAVYFLRKKQSLVV from the coding sequence ATGAGAAAGTTCCTAGCCTTGGCGATGATTGCCGGGTTCATTTATAACTGTGGCCATAAGAAGAATGGCCTATTACTGCCGTTTTTTTTCTTAGGTAGCCAACATACTGCAACTGGCGGAGTTCCAGGTAACAGTGGTAGTCCTGGAGTAGTATTTGTTCCAGGAGATGGTTCCGGAAATCCGGTCACTCCACCTGCAGATGGTACAAATAATAGTGGAGGCTCTACAACTACCCCATCAGATTCCAATTCTAATAGCGGATCATCCGGTTCTTCTGATCAAACTTCTTCCAATTCGAATACTTCAGATTCTTCTAATACATCTGGATCTTCTTCCGAAACTTCAAATAATTCTGGAAGTTCCAACGATTCAAATTCAGGTTCTTCATCTGACACAGCAAGTAATCCCGGAGGTTCATCCAACGAAAGCAACAATTCCGGCTCTTCAAATTCTGCCACTGGAGATTCCACTGCATCCAATGGGTCTTCTAATAGCGGGAACTCAGGTTCTTCTTCTGATAACACCAACGCTGGTTCCGATTCTAATTCAGGAAGCAATTCCAATAGTGGGTCAGGATCAGGCAATTCTTCCGGAACTCCTACAGTAGCTGTAGTAGTGGTAGAAGATCCTAAAGGAGAATCCACTTTTAACTATAATACTACGATCAATATTCCGTTGAATCTTACTGTGTTAGATAATAAGTCCAATGTGGTTTCCGGGGCTACTGTTCTAGTATATGATGAGAATAATAATATACTATTCCAAGGTGTTTCCGATTCTTCCGGTAAAGTAACGGGGACACTGACTGTTCCAACTTCCGTTGGAAATATCACAATAGATATTTCAATCGGTGGAGAATCCATCACCCAATATATTAGCTTAGAATCAGTCCTCGGTATTAACAGAACGATCCGATATGAGATCAATCTCCCTGCAGTTCAAGTTGCCGACACAGATGGAGATGGAGTCCCTGACGATACAGATATCTATCCGAACGATGCTACTCGTTCCACAGAAGTTACATTCCCTGCTGAGGGAGTATTCACTGTCGCTTTCGAGGATCTTTATCCTTCCTCCGGCGATGCGGACCTAAACGATTATGTAATCCAATTCAAAAATGAAGAAGATCTAAACTCTTCCGGAAAGATCGTAAGGTTAAGAGGGACTTATCAACACGTTGCAAAAGGTGCAGGTTATAGACACCAATTGTTTATAAAATTACCTGTGGACGTAGGAGCTTCTCTTACTTATAAACTAACCCAAGCAGATGGAAAAGTAGAAGTTGCAACAAACACAGTAAGTGTAACAGCTGCGAATCTAAAATCAGGTTATCAGATCTTTGATGATTCTAACAAAACTATCAGAGGGCAGAACGTTCACCCAGGTGATGTCTTCAAACCAGGCTTTATCGCAACTGTAGAGATCGTATTTAATGCTCCTGTAGAAAGAGCTAAATTGGGATCTTTCCCTTACGATCTGTATGCGTATGTGATTAATACCAAACAAGAGATCCATTTCCCAGGATTGTATAAAAACAATAATGGAACCGACAAGTATCTGGATAACACTGGATTCCCTTGGGCGATCTTAGTTCCAGGAGCTTGGAAATATCCTTACGAAAAATATGATATCAGAAAAGATTCCGAAACAGGATATTCAGAGTTCAATCTTTGGGTGTCTTCCGGCGGGAAAAATTACAAAACTTGGTATTATGATGTGACCAACGAGTCCAAGGTATTCCCTGTTCCAAGTGATAGTAGCTTACTCGGTTATCTATTTCTCTCCGTGAAAAAATTTGCTATTTTCTATGCGATGGGACTTGTCATCGCAGGAGGAATTGCAGTTTATTTCCTTAGAAAAAAACAAAGTTTAGTCGTGTAG
- a CDS encoding ubiquinone/menaquinone biosynthesis methyltransferase translates to MASFQMPSSDTKADFVRVNFNRIASKYDRFNDCSSFFLHRVWKNKLVEEIETETKGPIRVLDLCCGTGDISIRLERSQRVETLLSLDFSENMLEVAKTRLEKPINLGRAKVEWGDATNLSQIKSESLDAVSIGFGLRNVNDLSKALSEIYRVLKPGGVFANLDVGKVKNPFIKAFADFYFFRIVPLFGYILWGGKNEMFDYLPVSSLYYPDQEGLKSKLEQAGFDKVRFTNFVFGNSVLHIGKKPNRP, encoded by the coding sequence ATGGCCTCTTTTCAAATGCCTTCTTCAGATACGAAGGCGGATTTCGTTCGAGTAAATTTCAATCGGATCGCTTCCAAATACGATCGTTTCAACGATTGTAGTAGCTTCTTCTTACATAGAGTTTGGAAGAATAAATTGGTAGAAGAAATCGAAACGGAAACCAAAGGTCCAATCCGAGTTTTAGATCTATGTTGCGGAACAGGAGATATCTCCATTCGTTTAGAAAGGTCTCAAAGAGTAGAAACGTTACTAAGCCTAGACTTCTCCGAAAACATGTTAGAAGTCGCAAAAACAAGATTAGAAAAACCAATCAACCTAGGTAGAGCAAAAGTTGAATGGGGCGATGCTACCAATCTTTCTCAGATCAAAAGTGAAAGTCTAGATGCAGTCAGCATTGGTTTTGGCTTAAGAAATGTGAACGACCTAAGCAAGGCATTATCAGAAATTTATAGAGTTCTTAAACCTGGCGGAGTGTTTGCGAATCTGGATGTAGGAAAGGTCAAAAACCCGTTTATCAAAGCATTCGCTGATTTTTACTTTTTCAGGATCGTTCCTCTTTTTGGGTATATTCTCTGGGGAGGCAAAAATGAGATGTTCGATTATTTGCCGGTCTCTTCTCTTTATTATCCTGACCAAGAAGGTTTAAAATCCAAATTGGAACAAGCAGGCTTTGATAAGGTTCGATTTACTAATTTTGTATTCGGGAATAGCGTTCTCCATATAGGAAAAAAACCAAATAGACCGTAG
- a CDS encoding MotA/TolQ/ExbB proton channel family protein: MKDLGFLQGLDWVSSLIILLSVWNLGTFIHVWSILPKRKESLKQNFLTENNPSIWEEKLSEVLFPIETKLSWMKHLAGISTMLGLLGTVLGISEAFSSLQAAGTVSLDAFAGGIKLALVTTILGLFVAIPSLLGFQFLKHRLLDLEREALSWLKIPPK, from the coding sequence ATGAAAGACCTAGGCTTTCTGCAAGGATTGGATTGGGTTTCCAGTTTGATCATCCTTCTTTCCGTTTGGAATCTCGGAACCTTTATCCATGTGTGGAGCATTCTTCCAAAAAGAAAAGAATCCTTAAAACAAAACTTCTTAACTGAAAACAATCCTTCTATCTGGGAAGAAAAACTCTCAGAAGTATTATTTCCCATTGAAACGAAACTTTCCTGGATGAAACATCTGGCAGGAATTTCAACAATGCTTGGGCTATTAGGAACTGTACTCGGGATTTCCGAAGCATTTTCCTCTTTGCAAGCTGCAGGAACTGTTAGTTTGGACGCATTTGCAGGAGGAATCAAACTTGCACTTGTAACTACGATCTTGGGTTTGTTTGTAGCAATTCCTTCCTTACTCGGTTTCCAATTTTTAAAACATAGATTATTGGACTTGGAAAGAGAAGCTTTGTCCTGGTTAAAGATCCCACCTAAATAA
- a CDS encoding ExbD/TolR family protein, whose protein sequence is MRKSILKEEDPGIDLTSFIDVVFILLVFVMLAVSFRKEIRSIPLELPKVGQGEDPKGERVEFALLPDGSYRIGEEKVQKAVLEEKLKQGLVKEKEVRFFADKTANYEEIVKVLDLLSRSGASSLELAVQGQK, encoded by the coding sequence ATGAGAAAATCGATCTTAAAAGAAGAAGATCCTGGAATAGATCTGACCAGTTTTATAGACGTTGTATTTATACTTTTAGTCTTTGTAATGCTGGCGGTCAGCTTTCGAAAAGAGATCAGATCCATTCCATTAGAACTTCCTAAAGTAGGGCAGGGAGAAGACCCAAAGGGAGAAAGAGTAGAATTTGCACTTTTGCCGGACGGCTCTTATAGGATTGGAGAAGAAAAAGTCCAAAAAGCAGTTTTAGAGGAAAAACTAAAACAAGGACTTGTGAAAGAAAAAGAAGTTCGGTTTTTCGCGGATAAAACTGCCAACTACGAAGAAATTGTAAAAGTATTAGATTTACTCAGTAGATCCGGAGCTTCCTCTCTGGAACTTGCAGTCCAAGGCCAAAAATAA
- a CDS encoding nucleotide pyrophosphohydrolase, translating to MNFDEAQKTVDDWIKTIGVKYFSELTNLAILMEEVGEFSRLVARKYGDQSFKKGEDPDGLSKELGDILFVLTCLANQMGISMEDAFQATLEKNNTRDKDRHKNNPKLKDL from the coding sequence ATGAACTTCGACGAAGCCCAAAAGACGGTAGATGATTGGATCAAAACCATCGGGGTTAAATATTTTTCAGAACTTACAAACCTAGCCATCTTAATGGAAGAAGTAGGAGAATTCTCCCGACTTGTAGCAAGAAAGTATGGAGACCAATCTTTCAAAAAGGGAGAAGATCCAGACGGCCTATCAAAAGAGTTAGGGGATATACTTTTTGTTCTAACCTGTTTAGCAAATCAAATGGGAATTTCCATGGAAGATGCTTTCCAGGCAACCTTAGAAAAAAACAACACCAGAGACAAGGATCGTCATAAGAACAATCCTAAGTTAAAGGATCTTTAA
- a CDS encoding DUF1574 family protein: MKRIPLLHRKILWIPLGIALLLLVWDRILSSEKIRPYTETGAEYYFYNMKDQVLSTMKKETDSKKEDQKVLTFFGTSHMGEFSLVEFEKESPGLIVYNLSGPSAPYSFHNFTLEKLLSKNIPLDYAILEYYPDSGTDFANRYPLRYSYDFPFFLKYWNIFSTNEWDSFLKARVFRTSVFPPRFKEAYSRIRNPLEVLQLTYVRDILINESDKFKGGIPNGLLANTPEDKLGSESERIFNESYKNFRSSKVQEYFLRNFLKTARENHIRVVLWTPLLYSTFSDKVRSAPFFQEWIDLRNKLIQEYPETLVLDMEEYRTRMKCQKFIDPHHLSGGCYAEPTRFLVEFLQENGNLPKVK; encoded by the coding sequence ATGAAAAGAATTCCTTTGTTACATCGCAAAATTCTTTGGATCCCTCTCGGAATAGCTCTGCTACTCCTTGTATGGGACAGGATACTTTCTTCTGAGAAGATCAGACCTTATACAGAAACAGGTGCAGAATATTATTTTTATAATATGAAGGATCAGGTTCTTTCTACCATGAAGAAAGAAACCGATTCCAAAAAAGAAGACCAAAAAGTCCTGACTTTTTTTGGAACCTCTCATATGGGAGAATTCTCTTTAGTAGAATTTGAAAAGGAAAGTCCAGGTTTGATCGTATACAATCTTTCCGGTCCTTCTGCCCCTTATTCTTTCCATAATTTTACATTGGAAAAACTTCTTTCTAAAAACATTCCTTTGGACTATGCGATCTTAGAATATTATCCTGATTCAGGAACGGATTTCGCAAACAGATATCCATTACGTTATTCTTATGATTTCCCTTTCTTCTTAAAATACTGGAATATATTCTCCACAAATGAATGGGATAGTTTTTTAAAAGCGAGAGTATTCCGAACTTCCGTATTCCCCCCAAGATTTAAAGAAGCATATTCTAGGATCAGAAATCCGTTGGAAGTCCTACAACTTACATATGTTAGGGACATTCTGATCAACGAATCAGACAAGTTTAAAGGCGGCATCCCTAATGGACTTCTGGCGAATACTCCGGAAGATAAATTAGGTTCTGAGTCTGAGAGAATTTTTAACGAATCCTATAAGAATTTCAGAAGTTCGAAAGTACAAGAATACTTCCTTAGAAATTTCCTAAAAACCGCGAGAGAGAATCATATTAGAGTAGTCTTATGGACACCTTTATTATATTCTACGTTCTCCGACAAAGTTAGATCCGCTCCATTTTTTCAGGAATGGATAGATCTGCGTAATAAACTTATCCAAGAATATCCGGAAACTTTGGTATTAGATATGGAAGAATACCGTACCAGAATGAAATGCCAAAAATTTATAGATCCACACCATCTCAGCGGTGGATGTTATGCAGAACCTACTAGATTCCTGGTGGAATTCTTGCAAGAGAACGGAAATCTTCCTAAAGTAAAATGA